In one window of Bemisia tabaci chromosome 4, PGI_BMITA_v3 DNA:
- the jumu gene encoding uncharacterized protein jumu: protein MSMDFYFSGQDALSLQEMIDFDSKREYDDYNSIDFELGASVPPLDLDENSVNGLISTSHHGNGLHMWLNGHAMTNSSPLSNSNYNLDFIDGDAEAAMMVDPHNVIPIDLFKAEPRFNDSPNIKEEPIDELVVKQEKESEDDLALNPVPESKLGIEVQLPEESRAPSTIINKCKLKAKANIIRDNLIIPTNLVSSMAVNRVKNGSDSAKSNVQSMPKTLATIRIGRPDDASLITTSGSTVKSLPVTIVTTSQNSLNQIKIVEGSVKTLTPVTVQTKKVISVDKKSFGIHRYPKPAYSYSCLIAMALKNSKSGSLPVSEIYNFMCNHFPYFKTAPSGWKNSVRHNLSLNQCFEKIEKPMPNSGSSRKGCLWAMNPDKIAKMDAEVQKWSKKDPMAIKKAMVYPENLEALERGEMKVGSYEESEEYEEDLTEEEDLGVDAEDDVDVDVDDAPVTQTYLYNGAATAIDIDPSDMEVIEDGEGVFLTTKDGQVILNYNSESDIE from the exons ATGAGTATGGACTTCTACTTCAGCGGGCAGGATGCTCTTTCGCTGCAAGAAATGATCGATTTTGACTCAAAGCGCGAGTACGATGACTACAACTCAATCGACTTCGAGCTGGGTGCCTCGGTCCCACCGTTGGATCTTGATGAAAACTCAGTCAACGGACTAATATCTACAAGCCACCATGGTAACGGACTTCACATGTGGCTCAATGGTCATGCGATGACCAACTCGAGCCCTCTGAGCAACTCTAATTACAACCTTGACTTCATAGATGGAGATGCTGAGGCAGCCATGATGGTAGACCCACACAACGTTATTCCAATTGATCTCTTCAAAGCTGAACCAAGGTTCAACGATTCCCCGAACATTAAAGAGGAACCCATCGATGAGCTTGTTGTAAAACAAGAAAAGGAGTCAGAAGATGACCTAGCCTTAAACCCGGTGCCGGAATCAAAATTGGGGATAGAAGTCCAACTACCTGAAGAATCTAGAGCACCATCAACAATAATTAACAAGTGTAAACTTAAAGCTAAAGCAAATATAATTCGTGATAATTTAATAATTCCTACAAATTTAGTTTCTTCCATGGCTGTAAATAGAGTTAAGAATGGTTCCGATTCTGCCAAGTCTAATGTTCAATCTATGCCAAAAACATTGGCGACTATTAGGATAGGAAGACCAGATGATGCCAGTTTGATTACAACCTCTGGCAGCACAGTTAAGTCCTTACCGGTGACGATTGTGACAACATCGCAGAATAGtctaaatcaaataaaaattgtagAGGGGAGCGTCAAAACGCTAACACCAGTGACAGTGCAAACAAAGAAAGTGATCTCAGTTGACAAGAAGTCGTTTGGAATTCACCGATATCCAAAACCTGCATATTCTTATTCGTGCCTAATTGCGATGGCACTCAAGAATTCTAAGTCTGGTAGTCTCCCTGTTTcagaaatttataattttatgtG CAAtcattttccttattttaagACGGCGCCTAGTGGATGGAAGAACTCAGTACGCCACAATTTAAGTTTGAatcaatgttttgaaaaaattgagaaacctATGCCGAATAGTGGATCTTCCAGGAAAGGCTGTCTATGGGCGATGAATCCGGACAAAATTGCCAAGATGGATGCAGAAGTTCAAAAGTGGTCTAAGAAAGATCCTATGGCAATCAAAAAAGCAATGGTTTATCCAG AAAACTTAGAAGCTCTGGAGCGAGGGGAAATGAAAGTTGGAAGTTACGAAGAGTCAGAGGAGTACGAAGAAGATCTGACAGAAGAGGAGGATCTCGGTGTTGATGCtgaagatgatgttgatgttgACGTCGATGATGCCCCAGTAACGCAAACATATCTCTATAATGGTGCAGCAACAGCTATCGATATTGATCCATCAGATATGGAG GTGATAGAAGACGGAGAAGGAGTTTTTCTCACAACCAAGGACGGCCAAGTGATTCTGAATTACAACAGTGAATCTGACATTGAATAA
- the LOC109044441 gene encoding cytochrome P450 4V2-like — MRKMINPSFRANVLTSFDENFRYHTNIFVNLLRRHENSGPFDIFLPVHLCTIDLIFDNMMESRVDVQKNNFTYLSSNLITISEMVFERAFAPLLWPDWIYRLSGMQNLFDKLLGEEKSFLQEMLERRIVTREAKKLCFPHEKLQTFLEIMLKNLDSGFISKDRVLSEMTEMFIAGSISTAITNAWVFKMLAMFPAIQDKAYQEIIENCDGTEVTPENLSNLFYLEMIIKETLRHFTIPVMGRRITEDLQVNEELIIPAGIQVFLCTYALHHETIYWQKPGEFYPEHFSSENEANRPKGAFVPFLSGPRGCPGHHYAMKSIKFIVANTILKYQFSTDEKPPEDMRDLDYRLVFMIWPAAGFEVKIKRR, encoded by the exons ATGAGAAAGATGATCAATCCCAGTTTCCGAGCAAACGTTTTGACGTCGTTTGACGAAAATTTTCGATACCATACAAATATTTTTGTGAACCTACTGAGGAGACACGAAAATAGTGGACCGTTCGACATATTTCTTCCTGTGCATTTATGTACTATTGATCTTATCTTTG ACAACATGATGGAGAGCCGCGTGgatgttcaaaaaaataattttacatatctatcgtcaaatttaattacgATCTCGGAAATGGTCTTTGAGAGAGCATTTGCCCCGCTTTTGTGGCCGGATTGGATCTACAGGCTGTCAGGAATGCAAAACTTGTTTGACAAACTGCTTGGCGAGGAGAAAAGTTTTCTGCAAGAG ATGTTGGAAAGACGGATAGTCACCCGAGAGGCGAAGAAATTGTGTTTTCCACACG aaaaattgcaaacattccTTGAAATAATGCTAAAAAACCTGGACTCGGGATTCATTTCCAAGGATCGAGTACTCTCGGAAATGACAGAGATGTTCATAGCT GGTTCAATCAGCACCGCTATAACAAACGCATGGGTATTTAAAATGCTTGCTATGTTCCCTGCGATTCAAGATAAAGCTTACCAGGAAATTATAGAAAATTGCGATGGGACTGAGGTGACACCTGAAAACCTATCAAATCTCTTTTACTTAGAAATGATCATTAAAGAAACGCTCAGACATTTCACGATTCCTGTGATGGGACGGAGAATTACGGAGGATCTTCAGGTCAATG AAGAACTTATCATTCCTGCAGGAATACAAGTTTTTTTGTGCACGTACGCGCTTCACCACGAAACTATCTATTGGCAAAAACCAGGAGAGTTCTACCCAGAacatttttcatcggaaaatgAAGCAAATAGGCCTAAAGGAGCATTCGTGCCGTTCTTGAGCGGACCTCGAGGATGTCCAG GCCACCATTATGCGATGAAGTCCATAAAGTTCATCGTTGCGAATACGATTTTGAAGTACCAATTTTCAACGGACGAAAAACCCCCGGAGGATATGAGAGATTTAGACTACCGCTTGGTGTTTATGATTTGGCCAGCCGCAGGATTTGAAGTCAAAATCAAAAGAAGGTGA
- the LOC109044604 gene encoding protein N-lysine methyltransferase METTL21A isoform X1 yields the protein MTQTEMPRTILTLLFLVITARLDEAQKSHECENVATSQEGLFDNPERLKILLKVFEKHIEMEKLNITLHFLENPIRPNVQISEAARIIAYYLEESCEENNWVHGKKVLELGAGLGFPGIVAACLGGNVTVTDRPQIVPYLQRSIDLNIETIQKISGEIRVEVLSWGDDEKIRSMPRQDIILLSEAIYDDLTIDDLISTMVRLSHDDTKIIVSEGDWIEMEESELKEAWTKFFHESSEYFEFSPLPIGNYDCFTFEGKVRKTSNTEEKTSESSPGHTEF from the exons ATGACACAAACTGAAATGCCCAGAACTATCCTCACGCTGTTATTTTTG GTAATCACCGCTAGACTCGATGAAGCTCAAAAGTCCCATGAGTGTGAGAACGTGGCCACCTCACAGGAAGGGCTATTCGATAATCCGGAAAGATTAAAGATACTTTTAAAAGTAtttgaaaaacacattgaaatggaaaaattgaatataaCTCTTCATTTCCTAGAGAATCCTATTAGACCAAATGTTCAGATATCGGAAGCGGCTAGAATAATCGCGTATTATTTGGAAGAATCTTGTGAGGAGAATAATTGGGTCCACGGGAAAAAAGTGCTGGAGCTTGGAGCGGGGCTTGGCTTCCCTGGCATTGTTGCTGCGTGTTTAGG AGGAAATGTTACGGTCACAGACCGCCCGCAAATTGTGCCCTACCTACAGAGGAGCATCGATCTAAATATAGAAACTATTCAAAAGATCTCGGGAGAAATTCGAGTTGAGGTATTATCTTGGGGCGATGACGAAAAAATTAGGTCCATGCCCAGGCAGGATATAATTTTACTGTCAGAAGCAATCTATGATGATCTC ACTATTGATGACCTGATCTCGACAATGGTTCGTCTTTCTCATGATGACACGAAGATAATAGTGAGTGAAGGAGACTGGATAGAGATGGAGGAATCGGAATTGAAGGAAGCTTGGACGAAGTTCTTCCACGAGTCCTCTGAATATTTTGAGTTTTCACCGTTACCTATAGGGAATTATGATTGTTTTACGTTTGAAGGTAAAGTCCGGAAAACTTCaaacacggaggaaaaaacatCGGAAAGTTCACCCGGACACACAGAATTTTGA
- the LOC109044604 gene encoding protein N-lysine methyltransferase METTL21A isoform X2: MVLSRPQRSENQVITARLDEAQKSHECENVATSQEGLFDNPERLKILLKVFEKHIEMEKLNITLHFLENPIRPNVQISEAARIIAYYLEESCEENNWVHGKKVLELGAGLGFPGIVAACLGGNVTVTDRPQIVPYLQRSIDLNIETIQKISGEIRVEVLSWGDDEKIRSMPRQDIILLSEAIYDDLTIDDLISTMVRLSHDDTKIIVSEGDWIEMEESELKEAWTKFFHESSEYFEFSPLPIGNYDCFTFEGKVRKTSNTEEKTSESSPGHTEF, from the exons ATGGTTTTGAGCCGGCCACAGAGATCTGAAAATCAA GTAATCACCGCTAGACTCGATGAAGCTCAAAAGTCCCATGAGTGTGAGAACGTGGCCACCTCACAGGAAGGGCTATTCGATAATCCGGAAAGATTAAAGATACTTTTAAAAGTAtttgaaaaacacattgaaatggaaaaattgaatataaCTCTTCATTTCCTAGAGAATCCTATTAGACCAAATGTTCAGATATCGGAAGCGGCTAGAATAATCGCGTATTATTTGGAAGAATCTTGTGAGGAGAATAATTGGGTCCACGGGAAAAAAGTGCTGGAGCTTGGAGCGGGGCTTGGCTTCCCTGGCATTGTTGCTGCGTGTTTAGG AGGAAATGTTACGGTCACAGACCGCCCGCAAATTGTGCCCTACCTACAGAGGAGCATCGATCTAAATATAGAAACTATTCAAAAGATCTCGGGAGAAATTCGAGTTGAGGTATTATCTTGGGGCGATGACGAAAAAATTAGGTCCATGCCCAGGCAGGATATAATTTTACTGTCAGAAGCAATCTATGATGATCTC ACTATTGATGACCTGATCTCGACAATGGTTCGTCTTTCTCATGATGACACGAAGATAATAGTGAGTGAAGGAGACTGGATAGAGATGGAGGAATCGGAATTGAAGGAAGCTTGGACGAAGTTCTTCCACGAGTCCTCTGAATATTTTGAGTTTTCACCGTTACCTATAGGGAATTATGATTGTTTTACGTTTGAAGGTAAAGTCCGGAAAACTTCaaacacggaggaaaaaacatCGGAAAGTTCACCCGGACACACAGAATTTTGA